Proteins from a single region of Candidatus Omnitrophota bacterium:
- a CDS encoding lipid-A-disaccharide synthase, producing MQNNMAQTKNILIVAGEASGDLHAANLVKEIKKLYPDSAFFGLGGENLQGQGVDLYFNMVELAVVGLFEVLKNIGKFRDIFSGILKETERRNPDLAILVDYPGFNLRLAKELKKRKIPVIYYISPQIWAWGKDRIKQIRENIDLMLVILEFEEALYRKNGVNARFVGHPLLDSIKISTNNKEEILKRYGLNGKIKTIALLPGSRQKEITTLLPIMLKSAELISRATKDDVQFLILKTPTVKEEVFSKIIGDSCLQVKIVGDGFYDGLSVSDFAFVASGTATLETAIIGIPMIILYKVSFLTWLYIRSVIKIPYVGLVNVVAQNKIVEEFLQYRADPKRIAEYTIDLLRDKEKIASIKNELAKLRIKLGDKGASQTAAQAIVEFFSGNSH from the coding sequence ATGCAAAATAATATGGCGCAAACAAAGAATATACTAATAGTCGCAGGCGAAGCTTCCGGGGACCTGCATGCAGCTAACCTCGTCAAAGAGATAAAAAAGCTCTATCCGGACTCGGCTTTCTTTGGCTTAGGAGGAGAAAACCTGCAGGGCCAGGGAGTAGACCTGTATTTCAATATGGTTGAGCTTGCCGTAGTCGGGCTTTTTGAAGTCCTGAAAAACATTGGAAAATTCAGGGATATATTTTCGGGCATACTTAAAGAAACCGAAAGACGTAATCCTGATCTTGCGATACTCGTAGATTATCCCGGATTTAATTTAAGGCTGGCTAAAGAACTTAAAAAAAGAAAAATTCCTGTAATCTACTACATAAGCCCGCAGATATGGGCCTGGGGCAAGGATAGAATAAAACAGATCCGTGAAAATATAGACTTAATGCTTGTAATTCTGGAGTTTGAAGAAGCACTTTACAGGAAAAACGGAGTAAATGCAAGATTCGTAGGTCACCCCCTCCTTGACAGTATAAAAATAAGCACAAATAATAAAGAAGAAATTCTAAAAAGATATGGTTTAAACGGCAAAATTAAGACTATCGCATTACTGCCCGGTTCCCGGCAAAAAGAGATCACTACACTGTTACCGATAATGCTTAAATCCGCTGAATTGATATCCAGGGCAACTAAAGATGATGTGCAATTCCTCATATTAAAAACCCCTACCGTGAAAGAAGAAGTATTTTCTAAAATAATTGGAGATTCCTGCCTGCAGGTAAAAATAGTCGGTGATGGATTCTACGACGGGCTCAGTGTAAGCGATTTTGCTTTTGTTGCATCGGGCACGGCTACGCTTGAGACTGCTATTATAGGCATACCGATGATAATACTGTATAAAGTATCTTTCTTAACATGGCTTTATATCAGGTCAGTAATTAAAATACCTTATGTCGGATTAGTAAATGTCGTTGCTCAGAATAAAATCGTTGAAGAATTCCTGCAGTACAGGGCTGATCCTAAAAGAATCGCAGAATACACGATAGACCTGCTTAGGGATAAAGAAAAAATTGCATCTATCAAAAATGAATTAGCTAAATTAAGAATTAAACTGGGAGATAAAGGGGCAAGCCAGACAGCTGCACAGGCTATAGTAGAATTTTTTTCCGGCAATAGCCACTGA
- a CDS encoding HD-GYP domain-containing protein — protein sequence MKINPTKTINELITVLAYITDIDEKKKSYHTWRVAILSCKIAEKLVSQRELRRIFYAAVLHDIGGAGFPYNILHYLKKKDKESQNILFSHPILGAQLVSNIPQMTPVAKLILDHHEWVNGHGYPRGKTNKFIPIGSKIIRIADSIDIAIQTGRFKEMGPLLKHLSTNVNKEYSYDLFSKARQVLSKGNFYRKLLSSSNIPLIFQDTKEKAGFIKIPSRVDAIGTALEAIAQIIDMKHPYTSGHSLRVSRYAMGIALAFDLDHDYITKIKWSGLIHDIGKISLSRQILDKPSKLTPKEFIKVKTHASLTNQILNMMSTLKEIALIASSHHERFDGKGYPLGLKGEKIPLGARILAVCDAFDAMTSNRPYRRPLTPLAACKEMEKRSGTQFDPLVVKQAIPLFKNLKL from the coding sequence ATGAAGATAAACCCTACTAAAACTATCAACGAACTCATTACCGTACTGGCTTATATTACCGACATCGATGAAAAGAAAAAGTCGTATCATACCTGGAGAGTAGCCATACTCTCATGTAAAATAGCAGAAAAACTGGTGTCACAGAGAGAATTACGACGCATATTTTATGCGGCTGTCCTGCATGATATAGGTGGAGCCGGATTCCCTTACAATATTCTGCATTATCTTAAGAAAAAAGACAAAGAAAGTCAAAACATCCTGTTTTCTCATCCCATACTGGGGGCGCAGCTCGTATCCAATATACCCCAAATGACCCCTGTTGCCAAATTGATACTTGACCATCACGAATGGGTTAACGGACATGGATACCCGCGCGGTAAAACAAATAAATTTATACCCATTGGCTCTAAGATAATCCGGATTGCTGATTCTATAGATATTGCTATACAGACAGGAAGGTTTAAGGAAATGGGCCCTCTCTTAAAACATCTTTCTACAAACGTCAATAAGGAATATTCTTACGATTTGTTCTCAAAAGCGAGGCAGGTGCTTTCAAAAGGTAATTTTTATCGTAAATTATTATCCTCTTCAAACATACCTTTGATATTCCAGGATACCAAAGAAAAGGCCGGATTCATCAAGATCCCCAGCAGGGTCGACGCCATAGGCACAGCTTTAGAAGCCATCGCACAGATAATCGATATGAAACATCCTTATACTTCCGGGCACTCGCTAAGGGTTTCCAGGTATGCGATGGGTATTGCCCTGGCTTTTGACCTGGACCATGATTATATTACAAAAATTAAATGGTCAGGGCTGATCCATGATATAGGTAAAATAAGCCTATCCAGGCAAATATTAGATAAACCTTCAAAATTAACGCCAAAAGAATTTATAAAAGTAAAAACCCATGCAAGCCTTACCAATCAAATACTTAACATGATGTCAACTTTGAAGGAGATAGCATTGATAGCTTCTTCTCATCACGAGCGCTTTGACGGCAAAGGTTATCCGCTCGGGTTAAAAGGAGAGAAAATACCTCTGGGGGCAAGGATACTTGCAGTATGCGACGCCTTTGATGCCATGACATCTAACAGGCCGTACCGCAGGCCACTGACTCCGCTGGCTGCCTGTAAAGAAATGGAAAAACGCTCAGGGACGCAATTTGATCCGCTAGTCGTAAAACAGGCGATACCGTTATTTAAAAACCTCAAGCTTTAA
- a CDS encoding M48 family peptidase: MPEARKYSNIKYALAIIDTFYALGLIFIFLYSGLSKESVLFLSSKIGQAFILPVYILAIYSGYFLFTFPLNFYGSFVVEHKFSLSTQSFFSWISDQIKSGLLMYVLSLGLFFLMYIILEKSQDLWWLWVSLIWLFFSVILARLMPVVVIPMFFKYRELADQGLKSRIMDLAVKMNIRLLDVFEIDFSRKTLKANAAFVGMGKTKRVILADTLKDKYTHQEIEVILAHEFAHYRSRHLLKLIILNSIVTLLTFYFIYLSSSQVLLFFGIDSLSRIYSLPVIIGYFIILGLVLQPISNAISRKFEREADKIAIDITGLKKPFISMMDKLAKQNLADVKPSFLIKMIFFDHPPVSERIEMAERYQQKGTGNE; encoded by the coding sequence GTGCCTGAAGCCAGGAAGTATTCTAATATAAAATATGCCTTAGCTATAATAGATACTTTTTATGCTCTTGGGCTCATTTTTATTTTCCTATACAGCGGACTATCTAAAGAATCAGTTTTATTTCTTTCGTCTAAAATAGGACAGGCATTTATCCTGCCGGTCTATATTCTGGCCATTTATTCCGGATATTTTCTGTTTACCTTTCCTCTTAATTTCTACGGTTCATTTGTGGTTGAACATAAGTTTTCTCTTTCCACACAGAGTTTCTTTTCGTGGATTTCAGATCAAATTAAATCGGGGTTATTGATGTATGTATTAAGCCTGGGGCTATTTTTCCTGATGTATATAATCCTGGAAAAGAGCCAGGATTTATGGTGGTTATGGGTATCTCTGATCTGGCTGTTTTTTTCTGTCATATTGGCAAGGCTAATGCCTGTAGTCGTAATCCCCATGTTTTTTAAATATAGAGAACTCGCTGATCAGGGGTTAAAGTCCAGGATAATGGATCTTGCCGTTAAGATGAATATCAGGCTTTTGGATGTCTTTGAGATCGATTTTAGCAGAAAAACACTAAAGGCCAATGCTGCTTTTGTCGGCATGGGCAAGACTAAGAGGGTAATATTGGCCGATACCCTGAAAGACAAATATACACACCAAGAGATAGAGGTAATACTTGCCCATGAATTCGCGCACTACAGGTCAAGGCATCTGCTAAAACTTATAATTTTGAACTCCATAGTTACGTTATTGACATTCTATTTTATATACCTTAGCAGCAGCCAGGTTTTACTGTTCTTTGGGATCGATTCTTTGTCCAGGATTTACTCTCTACCTGTGATAATAGGATATTTTATAATTTTGGGCTTGGTGTTACAGCCAATTTCTAACGCCATCAGCAGGAAATTTGAAAGAGAGGCTGATAAGATAGCTATTGATATCACCGGGTTAAAAAAGCCTTTTATAAGCATGATGGATAAACTGGCTAAACAGAACCTGGCTGATGTTAAACCCAGCTTCCTCATAAAAATGATATTCTTTGATCATCCTCCTGTTTCCGAGCGCATTGAAATGGCAGAGCGCTATCAACAGAAAGGCACCGGGAATGAATAA
- a CDS encoding ABC transporter ATP-binding protein: protein MKEYFRLLKFVRPYSGTFGLAAFCMVVSAIFDGVSLAMVVPLADKVLTNKKIIIPNKLPDFLSSFVDKLNSLHPEILLNYMAVAILALFLFKGVFSFLQSYLMSDIGQKVVKDIRDKLYAKFQVLSLDYYTHKRAGELTSRITNDVKLVENAVSYGSTDLVYQTAQVVLFTLLIFFIHAKLALIAFVLLPLISLPIVKVGRVLRKLSKKSQEKMADVNSLLYETISGVRIVRAFNMEDYELNRFKSVNRDYYKITMKSIKRTLIISPVTELLGGLAGIGVFFWGGREVISGRLSFGVFGLFLGALLSLVRPFKKLSQVNSLNQQAIAAGERIHEVLDTLPTVKEVKEPLFLEEFKSSILFEDIYFNYGDNQVLKGVNLEVTKGEVLAIVGPSGVGKSTLVDLIPRFYDPYKGRILIDGRDMRDFSIKSLRQKIGIVTQEVILFNDTIRANIAYGHLDSSVEKIEKAAKEAYAHDFIVKLPSGYDTVIGDRGTKLSGGERQRIAIARALLKNPPILILDEATSQLDSESERIVQGALDRLIEGRTVFIIAHRLSTVKNAHRIIVLDKGRIIEEGTHSQLIEKGGLYKRLYETQELQK from the coding sequence ATGAAGGAATACTTTAGGTTATTGAAATTTGTCAGGCCATATAGCGGGACCTTCGGCTTAGCTGCTTTTTGTATGGTAGTTTCGGCTATTTTTGACGGCGTGTCCCTAGCTATGGTTGTGCCTTTGGCGGATAAGGTGCTGACTAACAAAAAGATTATCATACCCAATAAGCTTCCTGATTTTTTATCTTCATTTGTTGATAAATTAAACTCCTTGCATCCGGAAATTCTCCTTAATTATATGGCAGTTGCGATATTGGCGCTATTCTTGTTTAAAGGGGTATTTTCCTTCCTGCAGAGTTATTTAATGTCCGATATAGGGCAGAAGGTAGTTAAGGACATAAGGGATAAACTCTACGCTAAGTTTCAGGTACTTTCACTGGATTATTATACTCATAAAAGGGCAGGAGAGCTTACCTCACGCATAACCAACGACGTAAAGCTGGTAGAAAATGCGGTATCTTATGGTTCTACGGACCTTGTTTATCAAACAGCGCAAGTTGTGTTGTTTACTTTGCTTATTTTCTTTATTCATGCGAAGCTGGCTCTTATTGCTTTTGTGCTTCTGCCCTTAATAAGCCTGCCGATAGTTAAAGTAGGCAGGGTTTTAAGAAAACTATCCAAGAAATCACAGGAAAAGATGGCTGATGTAAATTCTCTACTTTATGAAACAATATCCGGTGTGCGCATAGTAAGAGCTTTTAATATGGAAGATTATGAGCTTAACCGTTTTAAGTCCGTAAACAGGGATTATTATAAAATAACTATGAAGTCGATAAAGCGCACTCTTATTATCAGCCCGGTTACAGAGCTATTGGGAGGTTTAGCAGGTATAGGTGTGTTTTTCTGGGGAGGTAGAGAAGTTATCTCCGGCAGGCTTTCTTTTGGTGTCTTCGGGTTGTTCCTTGGCGCGCTATTATCATTAGTCAGGCCATTTAAGAAGCTTAGCCAGGTAAACTCATTGAACCAGCAGGCTATTGCAGCAGGCGAGAGGATACATGAAGTATTAGATACGCTGCCGACTGTAAAAGAAGTTAAGGAGCCGCTATTCTTAGAAGAATTTAAAAGCAGCATTCTGTTTGAAGATATTTATTTTAATTACGGGGATAACCAGGTTTTAAAAGGGGTTAACTTGGAGGTAACCAAAGGGGAAGTTTTGGCAATTGTAGGCCCCAGCGGCGTAGGCAAAAGTACGTTAGTAGACCTGATACCCAGATTCTACGACCCTTATAAAGGGAGGATTTTAATTGATGGGCGTGACATGAGGGATTTTTCTATTAAATCTCTGCGCCAGAAGATAGGTATAGTGACTCAAGAGGTTATCCTGTTTAATGATACAATAAGGGCAAATATAGCTTATGGTCATCTGGATTCATCTGTAGAGAAAATCGAAAAGGCAGCCAAAGAGGCTTATGCCCATGATTTTATTGTTAAGCTTCCCTCCGGCTATGATACTGTTATTGGCGACAGGGGGACAAAATTGTCCGGAGGCGAGAGGCAGAGGATAGCTATCGCCAGGGCACTGCTTAAGAATCCGCCGATTTTAATACTCGATGAAGCCACATCCCAGCTTGATTCTGAGTCAGAACGCATCGTTCAGGGTGCTTTAGACAGGCTTATTGAAGGCAGGACCGTATTCATTATAGCACACAGGCTTTCTACGGTTAAAAACGCGCACAGGATAATAGTGCTTGATAAAGGCAGGATAATTGAGGAGGGTACGCATAGCCAGCTTATTGAAAAAGGCGGGTTATATAAGAGGTTATATGAGACCCAGGAGCTACAAAAATAG
- a CDS encoding carbamoyl-phosphate synthase large subunit: MPKRKDIKKILIIGSGPIVIGQACEFDYSGSQACKVLRQDGFKVVLINSNPATIMTDPQLADSTYIEPITTASLEKIIAKEKPDALLPTLGGQTALNAAVALHEKGILNKYKVEVIGADIRAIRKGEDRKLFKEAMKKIGLDLPRSGQAYSLKEANKVVKDIGFPVIIRPSFTLGGTGGSVAFNIEEFQEMAKSGLESSLISEILIEESVVGWKEYELEVMRDSKDNVVVICSIENLDPMGVHTGDSITVAPIQTLTDKEYQKMRDAAIACIREIGVSTGGSNIQFAVNPQNGRMVVIEMNPRVSRSSALASKATGFPIAKIAAKLAVGYALDEIANDITKETPACFEPTIDYCVVKVPRFTFEKFPSSDASLTVSMKSVGEAMSIGRTFKEALQKGLRSLEIKKYGLETIVFKKPQEASADNGIMDLINSKLMTPNAERIFYIGDALRIGISIDRIFELTRIDRWFLQNIKEIIDLEKQIISSKDSITEELMLAAKQFGFSDRQLAVLLGKREDEIKQLRSSLGIGPSFKLVDTCAAEFKAFTPYYYSSYDK; the protein is encoded by the coding sequence ATGCCTAAAAGAAAAGATATAAAGAAAATACTGATTATAGGCTCCGGGCCTATCGTAATCGGCCAGGCATGTGAATTTGATTATTCGGGCAGCCAGGCATGCAAAGTGTTAAGGCAGGATGGTTTTAAAGTCGTACTGATAAATTCTAATCCTGCAACTATAATGACTGACCCTCAGCTTGCCGATAGCACTTATATCGAGCCGATAACAACAGCTTCTTTGGAAAAGATTATTGCCAAAGAAAAACCTGATGCTCTTCTGCCGACTCTGGGAGGCCAGACCGCTTTAAATGCAGCCGTAGCCTTGCATGAGAAGGGGATACTAAACAAATATAAAGTTGAAGTTATAGGCGCCGATATCAGGGCGATAAGAAAAGGCGAGGACAGGAAGCTTTTTAAGGAGGCCATGAAAAAGATAGGGCTGGACCTGCCGAGAAGCGGACAGGCCTACAGCCTTAAAGAAGCTAATAAAGTTGTAAAGGATATAGGTTTTCCTGTTATCATCAGGCCTAGTTTTACACTCGGTGGCACAGGGGGAAGTGTAGCTTTTAATATTGAAGAATTCCAGGAAATGGCAAAGAGCGGACTCGAATCTAGCTTGATCAGTGAGATCTTGATTGAGGAATCTGTTGTGGGATGGAAAGAATATGAGTTGGAGGTTATGAGGGACTCAAAAGACAATGTGGTAGTAATATGTTCTATTGAGAACCTTGACCCTATGGGTGTACATACGGGCGACAGCATTACCGTTGCCCCGATCCAGACATTAACGGATAAAGAATACCAAAAGATGCGTGATGCTGCTATTGCTTGTATAAGGGAGATAGGAGTATCAACAGGCGGTTCCAATATACAATTCGCAGTGAACCCGCAAAATGGCAGGATGGTTGTGATTGAAATGAATCCCCGTGTATCAAGGAGTTCAGCCTTGGCATCTAAAGCCACAGGTTTTCCAATAGCAAAAATAGCTGCAAAGCTGGCGGTTGGGTATGCCCTGGATGAGATCGCCAATGATATTACAAAAGAAACTCCGGCTTGTTTTGAGCCGACGATAGATTATTGTGTTGTAAAGGTGCCGCGTTTCACATTTGAAAAATTCCCTTCTTCTGATGCCTCCTTAACGGTGTCTATGAAATCCGTCGGCGAAGCGATGTCGATAGGCAGGACTTTTAAAGAAGCATTGCAGAAAGGCCTGCGTTCCTTAGAGATAAAAAAATACGGCTTAGAGACGATTGTTTTTAAAAAGCCTCAAGAGGCGTCCGCAGATAATGGTATTATGGACTTAATAAACAGCAAGCTTATGACCCCCAATGCTGAAAGGATATTTTATATCGGCGATGCTTTGAGAATTGGCATAAGCATTGACAGGATCTTTGAGCTCACAAGAATTGACAGATGGTTTTTGCAGAATATAAAAGAAATCATAGATTTAGAAAAACAAATAATAAGCAGTAAAGATAGCATCACAGAGGAATTAATGCTGGCGGCAAAGCAATTCGGCTTCAGCGATAGGCAGTTAGCGGTTCTTTTAGGCAAGAGGGAAGACGAAATCAAGCAGCTGCGTTCTTCATTGGGTATAGGGCCTTCTTTTAAGCTTGTGGATACATGTGCTGCCGAATTCAAAGCGTTTACCCCTTACTATTATTCTTCTTATGATAAGTAA
- the rpsB gene encoding 30S ribosomal protein S2, with product MPSEIIKQLLEAGVHFGHKTARWNPKMKKYIFGQRSGIYIVDLEKTEECLNKARDFLIEATAKGQSVLFVGTKKQAQEVVQQEAKRCGMYFVTERWPGGLLTNFATIKKSIKRLKDIEKMKEDGTFEKLTKKEIALLQKELDKLNKNFSGIVQMEKLPDVLFIIDAKKETTAVNEAYKLAIPVVGLVDTNSDPTKISYLIPGNDDATKAIGLVTRLIADSVMEGRKKFLSYLSEASINLGQKEENVDLLPEEKILIEEIAELAKTDDEEEGKQKKMRLKQGLSEEKPKMRKKG from the coding sequence GTGCCTTCAGAGATAATTAAACAATTGTTGGAAGCAGGAGTTCATTTTGGGCATAAGACGGCCAGGTGGAACCCCAAAATGAAGAAGTATATTTTTGGACAAAGGAGCGGTATTTATATCGTGGACCTGGAGAAGACCGAAGAATGCTTAAATAAAGCCAGGGATTTTCTTATCGAAGCTACTGCAAAGGGCCAAAGCGTCCTTTTTGTCGGTACAAAAAAGCAGGCCCAGGAGGTAGTCCAGCAGGAAGCAAAAAGATGCGGGATGTATTTTGTCACCGAGAGATGGCCCGGAGGGCTGCTTACTAATTTTGCCACTATAAAGAAGAGCATCAAAAGGCTAAAAGACATAGAGAAGATGAAGGAAGACGGGACTTTTGAAAAGCTTACTAAGAAAGAAATAGCTCTCTTGCAGAAAGAGCTGGATAAGCTTAATAAGAATTTTTCTGGTATAGTACAGATGGAAAAGTTACCCGATGTCTTGTTTATAATCGATGCCAAAAAAGAAACGACGGCAGTAAACGAGGCATACAAGTTAGCTATACCAGTTGTAGGCCTTGTAGATACTAACTCCGACCCTACCAAAATCAGTTATCTTATTCCCGGCAATGACGATGCTACAAAAGCCATAGGCTTGGTTACCAGGCTGATAGCTGATAGTGTGATGGAAGGCAGGAAGAAATTCTTGTCGTATCTTTCCGAAGCAAGCATTAATTTGGGGCAGAAAGAGGAAAATGTTGACCTTTTGCCTGAAGAAAAAATTTTAATTGAAGAAATAGCAGAGCTTGCTAAAACTGACGATGAGGAAGAAGGCAAGCAGAAGAAGATGCGATTAAAGCAAGGCTTATCCGAAGAGAAACCAAAAATGAGAAAGAAAGGGTAA
- a CDS encoding MBL fold metallo-hydrolase: MAVSIRFLGGVRTVTGSSHLVSTNKSEVLLDAGLFHGHRDEFYEVNSTINYNPRKLDALILSHAHIDHCGNIPNVIKRGLRCKIYSTAATKDLAKLMLEDSGKIQEEDIRYVNKINRRLNLPLRRPLYNEKEAAAATKKFRSISYGQRFCIAKDMFVTLLDAGHILGSSIIILDIKDYTRNIRLGYAVDLGRKGLPLINDPVIPEKLDYLIIESTYGGRTHAPIEDAKHKLRDVVNNTVERRGKILIPSFTLERTQEILFFLNELIQEKAIPSIPIYVDSPLATDITDLFKFHQSFLNEDTRQIIKGGRSPFEFVSLRYIRDQRESKNLNNDKRPMIIIAGSGMCESGRILHHLKNNIEDSRNTILVVGYMAKDTLGKRIVDQYPFVRIFGVEYELNAEVAVINSFSAHADQNDLFGFISACLPLKEVFLVHGDLEQSEKMMNKLNQAGINASMPLKNQEIRI, encoded by the coding sequence ATGGCCGTAAGCATAAGATTCTTAGGCGGGGTAAGGACCGTTACCGGTTCAAGCCATCTTGTTTCTACGAATAAGTCCGAGGTTTTGCTTGATGCCGGACTTTTTCATGGCCATAGAGATGAGTTTTACGAAGTAAATTCTACTATAAATTATAATCCGCGTAAATTAGATGCCCTGATATTGTCGCATGCCCATATAGATCATTGCGGCAATATCCCAAATGTCATAAAAAGGGGGCTGCGTTGCAAGATATACAGTACCGCAGCGACTAAAGACCTGGCTAAGCTTATGCTGGAAGATTCGGGTAAGATACAGGAAGAAGATATTAGATACGTAAACAAGATAAACCGCAGGTTGAACCTTCCTCTTAGGAGGCCGCTTTACAATGAAAAAGAGGCTGCAGCCGCCACAAAAAAATTCAGGTCCATATCTTATGGCCAGAGGTTTTGTATTGCTAAAGATATGTTTGTAACTCTTCTGGATGCCGGGCATATCCTTGGCTCAAGCATTATAATACTGGATATCAAGGATTATACCCGTAATATACGGCTGGGATATGCGGTTGACTTGGGCAGGAAGGGGCTGCCGTTGATTAACGATCCGGTGATACCCGAGAAATTAGATTATCTTATTATTGAGAGTACGTATGGAGGCAGAACGCATGCGCCGATAGAGGATGCAAAACATAAATTGAGGGATGTAGTCAATAACACCGTAGAAAGAAGAGGTAAGATTTTAATTCCGTCATTTACTTTGGAACGTACGCAGGAAATCTTATTTTTCTTAAATGAGTTAATTCAAGAAAAAGCAATACCATCTATCCCTATTTATGTGGATAGCCCCCTAGCCACAGATATTACGGATCTGTTTAAATTTCATCAGTCTTTTTTGAATGAGGATACCCGCCAGATTATAAAAGGAGGAAGGAGCCCTTTTGAATTCGTGAGCCTGCGTTATATACGCGATCAAAGGGAATCCAAGAACCTCAACAACGATAAGCGGCCGATGATTATAATAGCCGGAAGCGGGATGTGCGAATCAGGCAGGATACTGCATCATCTAAAGAATAATATTGAGGATTCACGCAATACTATCCTTGTTGTCGGTTATATGGCTAAAGATACGTTGGGTAAGAGGATAGTTGATCAGTATCCTTTTGTCAGGATATTCGGCGTAGAGTATGAGCTTAACGCCGAAGTGGCAGTAATAAACTCATTCTCTGCCCATGCTGATCAAAACGACCTTTTTGGTTTTATATCTGCCTGTCTTCCTTTAAAGGAGGTTTTTCTTGTACATGGAGACCTCGAGCAATCAGAAAAAATGATGAATAAGCTTAATCAGGCGGGGATAAACGCCTCGATGCCTTTAAAGAACCAGGAGATAAGGATCTAA
- a CDS encoding 50S ribosomal protein L27, whose amino-acid sequence MIGGFSTPKKDKKLKVSSGMPVKAGQILSRGVSTYKPGENVGGSDTIYALVPGTVFFSKKKTTSGKVRTFINVKKK is encoded by the coding sequence ATGATAGGGGGTTTTTCCACACCGAAGAAAGATAAAAAACTTAAAGTTTCATCTGGTATGCCGGTAAAAGCCGGACAGATCCTTTCGCGCGGGGTTAGTACCTATAAACCCGGAGAAAATGTAGGCGGGTCAGATACTATATATGCGCTTGTCCCTGGCACTGTATTCTTTTCAAAGAAGAAAACAACCAGCGGCAAAGTCCGCACCTTCATTAACGTTAAAAAGAAATAA
- a CDS encoding gfo/Idh/MocA family oxidoreductase, with protein sequence MGKLRVAVIGAGHLGSIHAKLYKELSSCELTAICDINQTRLTELSAALGVYTTQDYKSLFGKIDAASVAVPTNQHYKVAFDLLNHGIPVLVEKPFTTNLPEADALIRLAKKKKLLLQVGHVERFNSAFAATKKLINEPKFIECHRLSPFPNRSLDVGVVLDLMIHDLDIVLGLVNSPVKKLEAVGINVLTKFEDIANARIEFKNGCVCNLTASRVSDEWLRKIRIFLKNTYISLDYKHEEAFVYRKTPQGITKEALPIEKEQPLKRELNSFIDSIIQSKPPLVTGEEARASLAIALQICKIIWRKQRIY encoded by the coding sequence ATGGGAAAATTAAGGGTCGCGGTTATCGGAGCCGGTCATTTAGGCAGCATACACGCAAAACTATATAAAGAACTGTCTTCGTGTGAGCTTACGGCAATTTGTGATATAAACCAAACCCGCTTAACAGAGTTATCAGCGGCACTTGGAGTATATACGACCCAAGATTATAAAAGCTTATTCGGCAAAATTGATGCTGCAAGCGTAGCCGTACCTACAAACCAGCACTATAAAGTCGCTTTTGACCTTTTAAACCATGGCATACCCGTCCTCGTTGAAAAACCTTTTACTACCAACCTGCCGGAAGCTGACGCATTAATAAGGCTTGCGAAAAAGAAAAAACTCCTGTTGCAGGTAGGACACGTAGAAAGGTTCAACTCCGCATTTGCCGCAACCAAAAAATTAATAAATGAACCTAAATTTATAGAATGCCACAGGCTGAGCCCTTTCCCTAACCGAAGCCTTGATGTGGGCGTAGTATTGGATTTAATGATCCACGACTTAGACATCGTGCTCGGGCTGGTTAATTCTCCTGTCAAGAAACTGGAAGCGGTGGGAATAAATGTCCTTACGAAATTCGAAGATATAGCCAATGCAAGAATAGAATTTAAAAACGGCTGCGTCTGTAACCTCACTGCAAGCCGCGTTTCAGATGAATGGTTGCGTAAAATCAGGATATTTCTTAAGAATACTTATATATCGCTTGATTATAAACACGAAGAAGCTTTTGTTTACAGAAAAACGCCTCAGGGCATAACCAAAGAAGCTCTTCCCATCGAAAAAGAACAGCCGTTAAAGCGGGAATTAAACTCTTTCATTGATTCGATTATCCAGAGTAAACCGCCTCTTGTCACAGGCGAAGAAGCGCGAGCATCTCTTGCCATCGCATTACAGATATGCAAAATAATATGGCGCAAACAAAGAATATACTAA